Proteins co-encoded in one Bacillus infantis NRRL B-14911 genomic window:
- a CDS encoding SCO family protein, with the protein MKKLYWISSILIIAGISAGIAFFVIRDHSAEIPEDLSLINENGETYDFSERGQTLTLVEFIYTHCPDICPTTTQKMNMLRSDLEKDHVFGNKVKFMTVTIDPYRDTPEVLSKYMDTFEINKDGNWVFLTGDRDSMKEDQQEIQELANAFQFQYRDPGDGFYVHSTYVYLLDKDNKYIKKFPMGESFDRKEVYKKILKEL; encoded by the coding sequence ATGAAGAAACTTTATTGGATCAGCTCTATCCTTATTATTGCCGGGATTTCTGCAGGGATTGCTTTTTTTGTCATCAGGGATCATTCAGCAGAAATTCCTGAAGATCTGTCATTAATTAATGAAAATGGTGAAACCTATGATTTCAGCGAGCGTGGACAGACCTTAACATTAGTTGAATTTATCTATACCCATTGTCCTGATATCTGTCCCACAACAACACAAAAAATGAATATGCTCAGAAGCGATCTGGAGAAAGATCATGTTTTTGGCAATAAAGTAAAATTCATGACAGTAACCATTGACCCTTATCGCGACACACCTGAAGTGCTGAGTAAGTATATGGACACTTTTGAAATTAATAAAGACGGGAACTGGGTGTTCCTGACTGGAGATCGAGACAGCATGAAAGAAGACCAGCAGGAAATACAGGAGCTCGCCAATGCCTTCCAGTTTCAGTACCGTGATCCCGGGGATGGCTTCTATGTGCACAGCACCTATGTTTATCTCCTGGATAAAGACAATAAATATATTAAAAAGTTCCCAATGGGTGAAAGTTTTGATAGAAAAGAAGTATATAAGAAGATTTTGAAGGAGCTGTAA
- a CDS encoding ABC-F family ATP-binding cassette domain-containing protein — protein sequence MITVSNVGLRYGDRKLFEDVNIKFNPGNCYGLIGANGAGKSTFLKILSGEIESQTGNVSLGPGERLAVLKQNHYEYEEHEVLTTVIMGHARLYQVMQEKDAIYMKADFSDEDGMKAAELEGEFAELNGWEAESEAAILLKGLGIGEELHNKKMEDLTGSDKVKVLLAQALFGKPDVLLLDEPTNHLDIKAIRWLEEFLINFENTVIVVSHDRHFLNKVCTHIADLDFGKIQVYVGNYDFWYESSQLASRMASDANKKKEEKIKELQSFIARFSANASKSKQATSRKKLLDKISLDDIKPSSRRYPYVGFTPEREIGNDLLRVDSISKTIDGVKVLNNVSFIMNKDDKIALVGTDEIAKTALFKILTGEMEPDSGSFKWGITTSQAYFPKDNSQYFENSELNLVDWLRQFSPQDESESFLRGFLGRMLFSGEEVLKKASVLSGGEKVRCMLSKMMLSGANVLLLDEPTNHLDLESITALNNGLTSYKGSMIFASHDHQFIQTIANRIIEITPNGTVDKQMTYDEYLENTDLQKQVAEMYK from the coding sequence ATGATAACTGTCAGCAACGTAGGTCTTCGTTATGGCGACAGGAAGCTGTTCGAAGATGTTAATATTAAATTCAATCCCGGTAACTGCTATGGCCTTATCGGCGCCAATGGTGCCGGGAAGTCGACATTCCTGAAAATCCTCTCTGGAGAAATCGAGTCCCAGACGGGTAATGTATCACTTGGCCCAGGAGAACGTCTTGCAGTATTAAAGCAGAACCACTATGAGTATGAGGAGCATGAGGTACTTACGACGGTCATCATGGGCCATGCCCGCCTATACCAGGTTATGCAGGAAAAAGACGCCATCTATATGAAAGCTGATTTCTCTGATGAAGATGGAATGAAGGCAGCTGAGCTGGAAGGTGAATTTGCTGAACTGAACGGCTGGGAAGCTGAATCTGAAGCGGCCATCCTGCTTAAAGGCCTTGGAATTGGCGAAGAGCTCCATAATAAAAAGATGGAAGATCTTACAGGATCAGATAAAGTAAAAGTCCTGCTTGCACAGGCTCTATTTGGCAAGCCTGATGTCCTTCTGCTAGATGAGCCTACAAACCACTTGGATATCAAAGCAATCCGCTGGCTTGAGGAGTTCCTGATCAACTTCGAAAACACAGTCATTGTCGTTTCCCATGACAGGCACTTCCTTAATAAAGTTTGTACGCATATTGCCGATCTTGATTTCGGAAAAATCCAGGTTTATGTCGGGAACTATGATTTCTGGTATGAATCAAGCCAGCTGGCTTCCAGGATGGCATCTGATGCAAATAAGAAAAAAGAAGAAAAAATCAAAGAGCTGCAAAGCTTTATTGCCCGTTTTAGTGCAAATGCATCAAAATCCAAGCAGGCAACTTCCCGGAAAAAGCTGCTCGATAAGATCTCCCTTGATGATATCAAGCCTTCTTCCCGCCGTTATCCTTATGTTGGATTCACGCCGGAGCGCGAGATTGGAAATGATCTTTTAAGGGTAGACAGTATCAGCAAGACGATCGACGGTGTCAAGGTGCTCAACAATGTCAGCTTCATTATGAATAAAGACGATAAAATTGCACTTGTCGGTACAGATGAAATTGCAAAAACGGCATTGTTCAAAATCCTTACCGGAGAAATGGAACCGGACAGCGGTTCATTTAAATGGGGCATCACGACTTCACAGGCGTATTTCCCTAAAGACAACTCGCAGTATTTTGAAAACAGCGAACTTAACCTTGTTGACTGGCTGCGCCAATTCTCCCCTCAGGATGAGAGTGAAAGCTTCCTGCGCGGATTCCTTGGCAGAATGCTGTTCTCAGGCGAAGAAGTGCTGAAAAAAGCCAGCGTGCTTTCTGGTGGAGAAAAAGTCCGCTGCATGCTTTCAAAGATGATGCTGAGCGGTGCGAATGTGCTTCTTCTTGATGAGCCGACAAACCATTTGGATCTTGAATCTATCACAGCATTGAATAACGGATTGACCAGCTACAAAGGTTCCATGATCTTCGCTTCTCATGACCATCAGTTCATCCAGACCATTGCAAACCGGATCATTGAAATCACTCCGAACGGCACTGTTGATAAGCAAATGACTTATGATGAATACTTGGAAAACACAGACCTGCAAAAACAGGTAGCTGAAATGTATAAATAA
- a CDS encoding YuzL family protein has translation MAKHKKDPSKTGLSSPEVEGQGTTNNETGRFKADSARKKTKKQDV, from the coding sequence ATGGCCAAACATAAAAAAGATCCTTCCAAAACCGGCTTAAGCTCGCCTGAAGTTGAGGGACAGGGCACGACCAATAATGAAACAGGCAGGTTCAAAGCTGATTCAGCAAGAAAAAAGACAAAAAAACAAGATGTCTGA
- a CDS encoding YkuS family protein produces the protein MAKRIAVEQSLTNIQEALRAKGYDVIDMKTQEDAQNCSCCVVTGLDSNVMGMQDTFTQSSVIEANGLSADEVCQQVESRLQ, from the coding sequence ATGGCGAAACGTATTGCGGTAGAACAATCTCTTACCAATATCCAGGAGGCACTCCGTGCGAAAGGTTATGATGTAATTGACATGAAAACTCAGGAGGATGCCCAGAATTGCTCCTGCTGTGTAGTGACAGGACTGGACTCCAATGTTATGGGGATGCAGGATACTTTCACACAATCTTCAGTCATCGAGGCAAACGGGTTATCGGCAGATGAAGTTTGCCAGCAGGTTGAATCAAGGCTTCAATAA